A section of the Deinococcus taeanensis genome encodes:
- a CDS encoding ACT domain-containing protein, with translation MSLTLTVLPGEYAVSQLPAGSAVPAWAHSGGLWCVLSAPDELSVVCASDAVPAGVTTQPGWRALVLTGPFAFTLTGILASVLNPLRDAGVGIFALSTFNTDYVLVAGRDLHRTVAALREAGHTVNGA, from the coding sequence ATGAGCCTCACCCTGACCGTGCTGCCCGGCGAGTACGCCGTGTCCCAGCTGCCCGCCGGCAGCGCCGTGCCTGCCTGGGCGCACAGCGGCGGCCTGTGGTGCGTGCTGAGTGCCCCGGACGAACTGTCGGTGGTGTGCGCCTCTGACGCGGTGCCTGCGGGGGTGACCACGCAGCCGGGCTGGCGGGCACTGGTGCTGACCGGGCCTTTCGCCTTCACGCTGACCGGGATTCTTGCCAGTGTGCTCAACCCCCTGCGTGACGCCGGGGTGGGCATCTTCGCCCTGTCGACCTTCAACACGGATTACGTGCTGGTGGCCGGCCGGGACCTGCACCGCACGGTGGCGGCGCTGCGCGAGGCGGGGCACACCGTCAACGGGGCCTGA
- a CDS encoding GNAT family N-acetyltransferase yields MTVTLRALQAGDEEAAVRWAADEVFCRAADWTPGLAPRVVRRHWQAIIAGGDPHFLRLGVIYGGALVGYVDLANLSAGAGELGVALGERSLWGRGIARQACEQLLTRAWALGLARVTAQVDAHNDRSHALMTRLGFQESGKAVAAPDSGDQPPVRQYMLLRPR; encoded by the coding sequence ATGACCGTCACCCTGCGCGCCCTGCAGGCGGGGGACGAGGAGGCCGCGGTGCGCTGGGCGGCAGATGAGGTGTTCTGCCGGGCGGCGGACTGGACGCCGGGCCTCGCGCCACGGGTGGTGCGGCGGCACTGGCAGGCGATCATTGCAGGGGGTGACCCCCATTTCCTGCGGCTGGGCGTAATTTACGGCGGAGCACTGGTCGGGTACGTGGACCTCGCCAACCTCAGTGCCGGGGCCGGGGAACTTGGGGTTGCTCTCGGCGAGCGGTCCCTGTGGGGCCGCGGGATCGCCCGGCAGGCCTGTGAGCAGCTGTTGACGCGCGCCTGGGCGCTGGGCCTCGCGCGCGTAACGGCGCAGGTGGATGCACACAACGACCGCTCGCACGCCCTGATGACCCGCCTGGGCTTCCAGGAAAGCGGCAAGGCGGTGGCTGCGCCGGACTCGGGAGACCAGCCTCCGGTCCGGCAGTACATGCTCCTCAGGCCCCGTTGA
- a CDS encoding nitronate monooxygenase, translating to MNGPQSWPAFRASLRVPLVLAPMAGGTGTPALAAAVSAAGALGSLGGAYLTPDALRGAIREVRALTPGPLMVNLFAPQPIPAVTGEEVRRAAAELTPFHERHGLPPAHLPETVQEAFEAQLEVVLVERPEVFSFAFGRLAPDVLTSLRARGILTVGTATSVAEALDLQSDGVDAVTVQGGPAGGHRGGWREDALADTLTLTRAAAAQLRVPVIAAGGLMSAADLRAVLAAGAALAQCGTAFLRAQEAGTPGAYRAALQAGTRDTVLTRAYSGRPARGLRTTLTDVVASPLPFPLQNALTRPLRAAGARRDDPEVLSLWAGEGYRRGLTGTAAQIVAHLTP from the coding sequence GTGAACGGACCGCAATCCTGGCCGGCATTCCGCGCGTCTCTGCGTGTCCCCCTGGTGCTGGCCCCCATGGCTGGGGGAACGGGCACCCCCGCACTGGCCGCCGCGGTGAGCGCGGCGGGCGCGCTGGGCAGCCTGGGCGGCGCGTACCTGACCCCGGATGCCCTTCGGGGCGCGATCCGCGAGGTGCGCGCCCTGACGCCCGGGCCGCTGATGGTGAACCTGTTTGCCCCACAGCCCATTCCGGCCGTGACCGGGGAGGAGGTGCGGCGGGCCGCGGCGGAGCTCACGCCGTTCCATGAGCGTCATGGCCTGCCTCCCGCTCACCTGCCGGAAACCGTGCAGGAGGCATTTGAGGCGCAACTGGAGGTCGTGCTGGTGGAACGCCCGGAAGTGTTCTCGTTCGCATTCGGGCGCCTCGCGCCGGACGTGCTGACCAGCCTGCGCGCGCGGGGCATTCTGACGGTGGGAACGGCCACCAGCGTGGCCGAGGCGCTGGACCTGCAATCAGACGGGGTGGACGCCGTGACCGTGCAGGGCGGCCCGGCGGGCGGACACCGGGGCGGCTGGCGGGAGGACGCCCTGGCCGACACCCTGACCCTGACGAGGGCCGCGGCGGCGCAGCTGCGCGTCCCGGTCATTGCGGCCGGCGGCCTGATGAGCGCCGCGGACCTCCGCGCGGTCCTGGCGGCCGGAGCGGCCCTCGCGCAGTGCGGCACGGCGTTCCTGCGGGCCCAGGAGGCCGGAACGCCCGGCGCCTACCGGGCGGCGCTGCAGGCCGGGACGCGCGACACGGTACTGACCCGCGCGTACAGCGGCCGGCCGGCGCGGGGCCTGCGGACCACCCTCACGGACGTGGTGGCCTCTCCCCTGCCGTTTCCGCTTCAGAACGCCCTGACGCGTCCCCTGCGCGCCGCGGGGGCCCGCCGGGATGACCCGGAGGTGCTGAGCCTCTGGGCCGGTGAAGGGTACCGGCGGGGCCTGACGGGCACGGCCGCGCAGATCGTGGCGCACCTGACGCCATGA
- a CDS encoding histone deacetylase family protein, whose amino-acid sequence MPARIAVRSRRPAYPASVTFPHRFRAYTAFRRAAYAQVAAPRRQFLPRELIADLLAGAQARLPLLDAPDLDWALAERVHDPAFLTRWQGGQVTRAEERALGFPWTPAVVQRALGSSGATLAATRDALTGGLGLNLGGGTHHAYADHAEGFSFLNDVAISARWLLDTGQARRVLILDLDVHQGNGTAAIFASEARVLTVSVHAEHNYPFRKERSGLDVALPDGTGDHAYLHALDTQVAPVVAAFQPDFAFYLAGADVLAGDQLGRLALTLRGAQTRDHQVFRWAARTRTPLVTVMAGGYNRDPQQLIQARWNTLDAAVGAFAPQPAR is encoded by the coding sequence ATGCCGGCCAGGATTGCGGTCCGTTCACGCCGGCCAGCGTACCCTGCCAGCGTGACCTTCCCGCACCGGTTCCGGGCGTACACCGCTTTTCGCCGCGCCGCGTACGCCCAGGTGGCCGCGCCCCGCCGGCAGTTCCTGCCGCGCGAACTCATCGCAGATCTCCTGGCCGGCGCGCAGGCCCGGCTGCCGCTGCTTGACGCCCCCGACCTGGACTGGGCCCTCGCGGAGCGGGTGCACGATCCGGCATTCCTGACCCGCTGGCAGGGCGGGCAGGTGACCCGCGCCGAGGAACGCGCCCTCGGATTTCCCTGGACGCCAGCCGTCGTGCAGCGTGCCCTGGGCAGCAGTGGCGCCACGCTGGCCGCCACGCGGGACGCCCTCACGGGCGGGCTGGGCCTGAACCTGGGCGGCGGGACGCACCACGCGTACGCCGACCACGCCGAGGGCTTCTCCTTCCTGAACGACGTGGCCATCAGCGCCCGCTGGCTGCTGGACACCGGGCAGGCACGGCGCGTCCTGATCCTGGACCTGGACGTGCACCAGGGCAACGGCACAGCCGCCATTTTTGCCAGTGAGGCGCGGGTCCTGACCGTCAGCGTGCACGCCGAGCACAACTATCCGTTCCGCAAGGAGCGCAGCGGCCTGGACGTGGCCCTGCCCGACGGCACCGGCGACCACGCCTACCTGCACGCGCTCGACACCCAGGTGGCACCGGTCGTCGCGGCGTTCCAGCCGGACTTCGCGTTCTACCTCGCCGGCGCGGACGTGCTGGCCGGCGATCAGCTGGGCCGCCTGGCCCTCACGCTGCGCGGCGCACAGACCCGCGACCACCAGGTGTTCCGCTGGGCGGCCCGCACCCGCACGCCCCTGGTCACGGTCATGGCCGGCGGTTACAACCGCGACCCGCAGCAGCTGATCCAGGCGCGCTGGAACACCCTGGACGCCGCGGTCGGCGCCTTCGCGCCGCAGCCGGCCCGGTGA
- a CDS encoding peptide chain release factor 3: protein MTSPEINPAALASEIARRRTFAIISHPDAGKTTITEKLLLYGGAIQEAGSVTAKEGRSHTRSDWMSIEQQRGISISSSALTFEYRGRHINLLDTPGHQDFSEDTYRTLTAADSALMVLDAARGVQAQTEKLFAVCRNRGIPILTFVNKMDRPAQDPFELIAQVEGTLKITAVPLTWPIGDGPDFKGVYDLQTGQVLAFERTSGGKHRAPVQTAGLDDPQLDALVGADLAAKLREDVELIQGAMPEFSADGFLSGELTPVFFGSAMNNFGVEHFLSNFVELAPPPGAVETSLGERAPDAAFAGFIFKLQANMSKQHRDRTAFMRVMSGHFERGMDVTHTRTGRKLRLSQAHTLFAQDREKVEEAYPGDIVGLVNPGVFQIGDVISVEPKVTLPSFPRFTPETFATLSLRDVGKRKAFMKGLTQLAEEGVVQVFYPTDGARDPYLGAVGPLQFEVFQARLAEEYGVDVEMHVTSYQLVRWLAGDPNSVARFARHVEDDQGRPVMLFRSRYDLEYTAEQHPEIEFLPLPRDLTRV, encoded by the coding sequence ATGACCAGCCCCGAGATCAACCCCGCCGCGCTCGCAAGCGAAATTGCCCGCCGCCGCACCTTCGCCATCATCAGCCACCCGGACGCCGGGAAAACCACCATCACTGAGAAGCTTCTGCTGTACGGAGGCGCGATTCAGGAAGCGGGCAGCGTGACCGCCAAGGAGGGCCGCAGCCACACCCGAAGCGACTGGATGAGCATCGAACAGCAGCGCGGCATCTCCATCTCCAGCAGCGCCCTGACCTTCGAGTACCGCGGGCGGCACATCAATCTGCTGGACACCCCGGGCCACCAGGACTTCAGCGAGGACACCTACCGCACCCTGACCGCCGCCGACAGCGCCCTGATGGTCCTGGACGCCGCGCGTGGCGTGCAGGCGCAGACGGAAAAGCTGTTCGCGGTGTGCCGCAACCGCGGCATTCCCATCCTCACCTTCGTGAACAAGATGGACCGCCCCGCCCAGGACCCCTTCGAACTGATCGCGCAGGTGGAAGGCACCCTGAAGATCACGGCCGTGCCGCTCACCTGGCCGATCGGGGACGGCCCGGACTTCAAGGGCGTGTACGACCTGCAGACCGGGCAGGTGCTGGCCTTCGAACGCACCTCCGGCGGGAAGCACCGCGCGCCCGTGCAGACGGCGGGTCTGGATGACCCCCAGCTGGACGCGCTGGTCGGCGCGGATCTCGCCGCGAAACTCCGGGAGGACGTGGAACTCATTCAGGGCGCCATGCCGGAATTCAGTGCCGACGGGTTCCTGAGCGGGGAACTGACGCCGGTGTTCTTCGGGAGCGCCATGAACAACTTCGGGGTGGAGCACTTCCTGAGCAACTTCGTGGAACTCGCCCCGCCCCCCGGCGCCGTGGAAACCAGCCTGGGCGAGCGCGCCCCGGACGCGGCTTTCGCCGGTTTCATCTTCAAGCTGCAGGCGAACATGAGCAAACAGCACCGCGACCGCACGGCGTTCATGCGGGTCATGAGCGGCCACTTCGAGCGCGGCATGGACGTCACGCACACCCGCACAGGCCGCAAACTGCGCCTCTCGCAGGCGCACACCCTGTTCGCGCAGGACCGTGAGAAGGTCGAGGAAGCGTACCCGGGCGACATTGTCGGCCTCGTGAACCCGGGCGTGTTCCAGATCGGGGACGTGATCAGCGTGGAGCCGAAGGTGACCCTGCCCAGCTTCCCGCGCTTCACGCCTGAAACGTTCGCCACGCTCAGCCTGCGCGACGTGGGCAAGCGCAAGGCGTTCATGAAAGGCCTCACCCAGCTGGCCGAGGAAGGCGTGGTGCAGGTGTTCTACCCGACTGACGGCGCCCGCGACCCGTACCTGGGGGCTGTCGGCCCCCTGCAGTTCGAGGTGTTCCAGGCCCGCCTGGCCGAGGAGTACGGGGTGGACGTGGAGATGCACGTCACCAGCTACCAACTGGTGCGCTGGCTGGCCGGTGACCCCAACAGCGTCGCGCGTTTCGCGCGGCACGTCGAGGATGACCAGGGGCGCCCCGTCATGCTGTTCCGCAGCCGCTACGACCTGGAGTACACCGCTGAGCAGCACCCCGAAATTGAGTTCCTGCCGCTGCCCCGGGACCTCACCCGCGTCTGA
- a CDS encoding C39 family peptidase, which translates to MPAVRLFAALLCAVLLSPAQAAATQPPGYVLSGMPLVRQTYNACGPASLTQVLAYFGQKISMQDVSRQTRPTERSYMTAQAIVTFAPHVGMQARLYSGGSLDTMKTAIRNGIPVIALQSHITSARRVIPHWRVLVGYNDATRQVYIMDPLLGYVSMGYDDMTRVWADQRGQFALMFPPHLADTVRRTIG; encoded by the coding sequence GTGCCTGCCGTTCGTCTTTTCGCTGCCCTCCTCTGCGCCGTCCTGCTGTCGCCCGCCCAGGCGGCCGCCACCCAGCCGCCCGGCTACGTGCTGAGCGGCATGCCGCTGGTCCGGCAGACGTACAATGCCTGCGGCCCCGCCAGCCTCACGCAGGTGCTGGCGTACTTCGGGCAGAAGATCAGCATGCAGGACGTCAGCCGCCAGACCCGTCCCACCGAGCGTTCCTACATGACGGCGCAGGCCATCGTGACGTTCGCCCCTCACGTGGGCATGCAGGCCCGGCTGTACTCCGGCGGCAGCCTCGACACCATGAAAACGGCCATTCGCAACGGCATCCCCGTCATTGCGCTGCAGTCGCACATTACCAGCGCCCGCAGGGTGATTCCGCACTGGCGTGTGCTCGTCGGGTACAACGACGCCACCCGGCAGGTGTACATCATGGATCCGCTGCTGGGGTACGTCTCCATGGGGTACGACGACATGACCCGCGTCTGGGCTGACCAGCGCGGCCAGTTCGCCCTGATGTTCCCCCCGCACCTGGCAGACACGGTCCGCCGCACAATCGGCTGA
- the polA gene encoding DNA polymerase I, whose amino-acid sequence MTSASPDTLVLIDGHALAFRSYFALPPLTNSRGEATNAILGFLRLTLRLVRQKSNQVIVVFDPPVKTFRHEQFDGYKSGRAETPADLPGQINRIRQIVDALGLPRLEEPGYEADDVIASLTRKAEGTGMQVRIVTSDRDAYQLLDDHVRVITNDFRLIGPAEVFEKYGVTVTQWVDYRALTGDASDNIPGAKGIGPKTASKLLQEYGTLEGIYAAAKAGTLKPDGTRQKLLDAEEAVQFSHQLSCMVTNLPLDVQLGAGRLPGDPQRLEELLTELDLHSVKRDVAALDGASVAAAVPDTVLDATHRAAPHPDAPADAPAPDALNVQTAEWRTPAQNVTWGYVLSREEDLTAALLDAATLERNGTDATVRVAPRQQPTQWEAPGTPTAPGGLFDESFEAPAPLTRTQQKAAEKARRDQEKAAAKLRERYPATVSEAEFVGQRIVTAAAAKALATHLSVRGTHVDPGDDPLLMAYLLDPANTTMSTVTQRYLGVPWPDDAAGRAALTAQLLDLLPPQLDDARRTLYDEMEKPLSAVLARMEVQGVKLDSEYIRGLSHATAARLATLEAQIHSLAGREFPIRSRDQLEAVLYDELGLASGKKTKLTGKRSTAVAALEPLRGEHPIIPALLEYRELEKLRGTYLEPLPNLVNPHTGRLHTTFAQAAVATGRLSSLNPNLQNIPIRSELGREIRKGFIADPGYCLISADYSQIELRLLAHIADDPLMQQAFQEGADIHRRTAAQVLGLNEQTITPDQRRAAKTVNFGVLYGMSAHRLSNDLGIGYADAAGFIETYFATYPGIRAYIDRTLEFGRQQGYVETLYGRRRYVPELVATNRTLREAGERLAYNMPIQGTAADIIKLAMIRLERELEGTGARLLLQVHDELLLEVPQNRADEISAVVRTIMEGAAQLKVPLAVEIGVGPNWFDTK is encoded by the coding sequence ATGACCTCCGCCTCCCCCGACACCCTGGTGCTGATCGACGGGCACGCCCTGGCGTTCCGGTCGTACTTTGCACTTCCGCCCCTCACGAACAGCCGCGGGGAAGCCACCAACGCCATCTTGGGCTTCCTGCGCCTCACGCTGCGTCTCGTGCGGCAGAAGAGCAACCAGGTGATCGTGGTGTTCGACCCGCCCGTGAAAACCTTCCGGCACGAGCAGTTCGACGGCTACAAGTCCGGCCGCGCCGAAACGCCCGCCGACCTGCCCGGCCAGATCAACCGCATCCGGCAGATTGTGGACGCGCTCGGGCTGCCGCGCCTGGAGGAACCCGGCTACGAGGCCGACGACGTCATTGCGTCCCTCACCCGCAAGGCCGAAGGCACCGGCATGCAGGTCCGCATCGTCACCAGCGACCGCGACGCGTACCAGCTGCTGGACGACCACGTCCGCGTCATCACGAACGACTTCAGGCTGATCGGACCGGCCGAGGTGTTCGAGAAGTACGGTGTGACCGTCACCCAGTGGGTTGACTACCGCGCCCTGACCGGCGACGCCAGCGACAACATCCCCGGCGCCAAGGGCATTGGCCCGAAAACCGCGTCGAAACTGCTTCAGGAGTACGGCACGCTTGAAGGGATCTACGCCGCGGCCAAAGCTGGCACCCTGAAGCCCGACGGGACCCGCCAGAAACTTCTGGACGCCGAGGAGGCCGTGCAGTTCAGCCACCAGCTGTCCTGCATGGTCACCAACTTGCCCCTGGACGTTCAGCTTGGCGCGGGCCGCCTCCCCGGCGACCCGCAGCGTCTGGAGGAACTGCTCACCGAGCTGGACCTCCACTCCGTGAAACGCGACGTGGCGGCCCTGGACGGCGCCAGCGTGGCCGCGGCCGTACCCGACACCGTACTTGACGCCACGCACCGCGCCGCCCCTCACCCGGACGCGCCGGCTGACGCGCCCGCCCCGGACGCGCTGAACGTGCAGACCGCCGAGTGGCGCACCCCGGCGCAGAACGTCACCTGGGGATACGTCCTGTCCCGCGAGGAAGACCTGACCGCCGCACTCCTGGACGCCGCCACCCTGGAGCGCAACGGAACGGACGCCACAGTGCGCGTCGCGCCCCGCCAGCAGCCCACCCAGTGGGAAGCGCCCGGCACCCCCACCGCACCGGGCGGCCTGTTCGACGAGTCCTTCGAGGCCCCCGCCCCCCTGACCAGAACGCAGCAGAAAGCGGCCGAGAAGGCCCGCAGGGATCAGGAGAAGGCTGCCGCGAAGCTTCGGGAGCGCTACCCCGCCACGGTCAGCGAAGCCGAATTCGTCGGCCAGCGCATCGTCACCGCCGCCGCCGCCAAGGCGCTCGCCACCCACCTCAGCGTGCGCGGCACCCACGTGGACCCAGGCGATGACCCGCTCCTGATGGCGTACCTGCTTGACCCGGCCAACACCACCATGAGCACCGTGACGCAGCGGTACCTCGGCGTACCCTGGCCGGACGACGCGGCCGGCCGGGCCGCCCTCACCGCCCAGCTCCTGGATCTGCTGCCCCCGCAGCTCGATGACGCCCGGCGCACACTGTACGACGAGATGGAAAAACCCCTGTCGGCCGTGCTGGCCCGCATGGAAGTCCAGGGCGTGAAACTCGACAGTGAGTACATCCGAGGCCTCTCACACGCCACGGCCGCCCGGCTCGCCACGCTTGAAGCGCAGATTCACTCGCTGGCCGGCCGGGAATTCCCGATCCGCAGCCGCGACCAGCTTGAAGCGGTCCTGTACGACGAGCTTGGCCTGGCCAGCGGCAAGAAAACCAAACTCACCGGCAAGCGTTCCACTGCGGTGGCGGCCCTGGAGCCCCTGCGCGGTGAACACCCCATCATCCCGGCGCTGCTGGAGTACCGCGAACTGGAGAAACTGCGCGGCACGTACCTGGAACCCCTGCCGAACCTCGTCAACCCGCACACCGGGCGGCTGCACACCACCTTTGCCCAGGCGGCCGTCGCCACGGGCCGCCTCAGCAGCCTGAACCCCAACCTTCAGAACATCCCCATCCGCAGTGAACTGGGCCGTGAGATCCGCAAGGGCTTCATTGCCGACCCCGGGTACTGCCTGATCAGCGCGGACTACTCTCAGATCGAACTGCGGCTCCTCGCCCACATTGCCGATGATCCCCTCATGCAGCAGGCATTTCAGGAAGGCGCCGACATTCACCGCCGCACCGCCGCGCAGGTACTTGGCCTGAACGAACAGACCATCACGCCCGACCAGCGCCGGGCCGCGAAAACCGTGAACTTCGGCGTGCTGTACGGCATGAGTGCCCACCGCCTCAGCAACGATCTCGGCATTGGGTACGCGGACGCGGCCGGCTTCATCGAGACGTACTTCGCCACCTACCCCGGCATCCGCGCCTACATTGACCGGACGCTGGAGTTCGGCCGGCAGCAGGGCTACGTGGAAACCCTGTACGGTCGGCGCCGGTACGTGCCGGAACTCGTCGCCACGAACCGTACCCTGCGGGAAGCCGGGGAACGCCTCGCGTACAACATGCCCATCCAGGGCACCGCGGCCGACATCATCAAGCTCGCCATGATCCGCCTGGAACGTGAACTGGAAGGAACGGGCGCCCGCCTGCTGCTTCAGGTGCATGACGAACTGCTGCTCGAAGTTCCCCAGAACCGCGCAGACGAGATCAGCGCCGTTGTCCGGACCATCATGGAAGGCGCCGCGCAGCTCAAGGTGCCGCTCGCCGTCGAGATCGGTGTGGGGCCCAACTGGTTCGACACGAAGTAA